CTCGGCCTGGGCTACCCCCGAAGCCGAAGCCAAGCTGCTGATGCTCATTCCCTACGGCCGCGTGGGCGAGCCCGAAGATATTGGCCAGCTCGCCGCCTGGCTCGTCTCCGACGAGGCCGACTACATCACTGGCCAAACCATTTTTATGGATGGCGGCATGACCCTGTACCCTGGCTTTGCCACAGGGGGGTAGGGCAGGACTGTTTAATGCACCATTTGTCATTGCGAGCGCAATGACATTATCTAATTCATGAACGCTGAAAATCAACGCCTCGAAGAAGCAAATACGGGGAAGAAAGACTGGCGGCACTATGGCTCCTACCTCTCGGAGCGGCAGTGGGGCACGGTGCGCGAGGACTACTCGGCTGGCGGCGATGCCTGGAATTATACCAACTTCAACATGGCCCGCTCCTACGCCTACCGCTGGGGCGAGGAGGGCCTGGCCGGCTTCTGCGACACGCAGCAGCTGTTGTGCCTGAGCATCGCGCTCTGGAACGGGCAGGACCCTTTTCTAAAGGAGCAGCTATTCGGCCTGAGCGGGCCGCAGGGCAACCACGGCGAGGACGTGAAGGAGCTGTACTACTTCCTCGATGCTACACCTAGCCATTCGTACCAAAAGCTGCTCTATAAGTACCCACAAGCTGCTTTTCCCTACGAAGAACTGGTGAAGGAAAACGGTGCCCGCACCCGCCAGCAGCCCGAATACGAGCTGCTTGATACGGGTATTTTCAACGAAAGCCGCTACTACGATGTGTTCGTGGAGATGGCCAAAGCCGATGCCGACGACCTGCTTTTTCAGTACACCATCGTGAACCGCGGGCCGGAGGCCACCACGTTGCACGTGCTGCCGCAACTCTGGTTTCGCAACACCTGGACCTGGGGCTACGACGATTACCGCCCTAGTCTTAAAGCGCTGAGCAACACGTCGGTGCAAGTCAGTCGTCGCGAGCTGGGCGAGTTGACCTGGTACCTGAACGACCCGGCCGAACTGTTGTTTTGCGACAACCACACCAACGTGGAGCGCATTGACGGGCACCCGTCGGGCGAGCAGTTTTACAAGGATGGCATTAATGGTTATGTAGTTGATAAAAAGCAGGGTACCGTGAACCCGGCGCGCACTGGCACCAAGGCCGCTGCCCACTACACCATCACCTTGCAGCCCGGCGAAATCCGGCAGGTGCGCCTGCGCCTGGGCCCGGCGGGCCTGACCGCGCCCTTCGCCGATTTTGAGAAAATCCTCGCGCAGCGCCAGCACGAGGCCGATGAGTTTTACGCCGAGCTTCAGCAGGAAATAACCGAGGCCGATGCGCGTCTGGTGCAGCGCCAGGCGTATGCCGGGATGCTGTGGAGTAAGCAGTTCTACGACTACGATGTGCCGCGCTGGCTGGCCGGCGACCCGGCCCTACCCCCGCCGCCGCCCGAGAGGCTGAACGGCCGCAACGCGGAGTGGAAAAGCCTGACCAACTACGACATTATCTCGATGCCCGATACCTGGGAATACCCCTGGTACGCGGCCTGGGACCTGGCTTTTCACTGCCTGCCGCTGGTGCAGCTCGACCCGGAATTTGCCAAAAGCCAGCTGCGGCTGCTGTGCCACGATTGGTACATGCACCCCAACGGCCAGCTGCCGGCCTACGAGTGGCATTTCTCCGACGTGAACCCGCCGGTGCACGCCTGGGCCACGTTTCGGGTGTTCAAGATTGACCAGAAGCAGCGCGGCGATGCCGGCGACGTGGCTTTTCTGGAAACCGTGTTCCACCGTTTGCTGCTCAATTTCACGTGGTGGGTGAACCGCAAGGACCGCGACGGGCACAATATTTTTGAGGGCGGCTTTCTGGGGCTGGATAATATCGGGGTGTTCGACCGCTCAGCGCCGCTGCCCTTCGGCGGCACGCTGGAGCAGGCCGACGGCACGGCCTGGGTGGCCATGTTTGCGCTCAATATGATGCGTATCGCGCTGGAATTGAGCCAGACCAACCCCGTGTACCAGGATTTGGCGTGCAAGTTTTTCGAGCATTTTCTCTATATCGCCGAAGCTATGACCAACGTGGGCAACACTGCGCTGGACCTTTGGGACGACGAGGATGAGTTTTACTACGATGCCCTCAACAAGCCCGACGGCGGCGGCCACGAACTGCTGAAAGTGCGCTCAATGGTGGGCCTGATTCCGCTCTTCGCGGTGGAAGTGCTGGATGAGGACGTGCTGATGGGCGCGCCCATATTTCTGGCCCGCATGAACTGGCTACTTACTAACCGCCCCGGCCTGGCCGACTTGGTGAGCCATTGGCAGGAGCCCGGCAAGGGCGCGCGCCGCCTGCTAAGCTTGCTGCGCGGCCACCGCATGAAGCGCCTGCTATTCCGGATGCTGGACCCCAACGAATTCCTGTCTGACCACGGCATTCGCAGCCTCTCGCGGGTATATCTGGATAATCCCTACGTCTATAAAGCGGACGGCACGGCCTTCGTGGTGAACTACCAGCCGGCCGAGTCGCAGAGCGACATGTTTGGGGGTAACTCCAACTGGCGCGGGCCGGTCTGGTTTCCGGTTAACTTTCTGATTGTGGAGTCGTTGCAGCGTTTTTATCATTATTACGGCGACGATTTTAAGGTGGAGTGCCCGACCAACTCGGGCAACTACGTCACCATTTTGGACGTGGCCGACGAGCTGGCGCAGCGCCTCAACCGGCTGTTTTTGCGCGACGAAAAAACCGGCCGCCGCGCCTGCTTCGGCACCCGCGACATTTTTCAAAACGACCCTAATTTCCGCGACTACGTGCTCTTTAACGAGTACTTCAATGGCGATACCGGCGAGGGCCTCGGCGCCAGCCACCAAACTGGCTGGACGGGCCTGGTCGCCAAGCTCCTGCTGCCGCACTACACCATTGAGTCGCATTATGAAAACCGCAAGTAGGCGCGAGCGTTTTTTGGACCGCAGAAGCCGCGGAAAATTTCGCGGAGGACGCGGAAGCGCTCGGCGCGATTAGTCATTCATTGTTAGTTAGTAGAAACATGCCTACCCCCGCTCCCTGGCTCGATGCCACCACGACTATCCGCGACCAGATGGTGCATTGGCCCGATAACCTCGGCGTGACCGTCAAGCGCACCCTGAGCCAGGACCGCGGCGACGCCGCCAACGTGACCGAGCTGCACCTGAGCGCCCACACCGGCACCCACGTCGATGCGCCGCTGCACTTCACGACCGGCGCCGGCGACACCACGACCCTAGACCTGGGCCGCCTCATAGGCCCGGCCACTGTGGTAGCCATCCAAGACCCGAAAAGCATCAGCCTAGCCGAGGTGCAAAAGCTGGCTATTAAGCCGGGCGCGCGGCTGCTGTTCAAAACCCGCATCTCGGATAGTGAGTGGAGCACCGAGCCGTTCAAGCCTGATTTTGTGGCGCTGGATGGCGATGCGGCCCGCTACTTGCGCGATGCGGGCGTGGTGTGCGTGGGCGTGGATTACCTCTCGGTGGGGAAGGCCGAGGCCCACCACGCGCTGCTCGACGCGGGCATTTGCGTGATTGAAGGCTTGGCCTTGCAGCACATCGCGCCCGGCGACTACGAGTTGCTGTGTCTACCTCTCAAAATAGCGGGCAGCGATGGCGCACCCGCGCGGGTGTTGCTGCGGCCGGCTTAAGTAGGCCCGGCGTAGCGCGTTCAGGCAATGCTCAGTATGGCTGATATAAGTTGCGCTTATTTCCTGCCCTACCCATGCCTGCTGCCGATATTGCCGCCACGCCCGGCGCGCTCGCCGCGTTTTTTCAGCTGCACGATGCTGGGCGGGTGCCCGCGCTGCTGCCTATCCGCTACCACCGGATGCAGGCCGATGCGCTGGCGTTTTTTCGGGGGAGCGCGCCGCTCTACTACGCCCGCTTTGGGGCCGCGCCCGCGCTGGCCGGCGGGCCGGTGGGCTGGCTCTGCGGCGATGCGCACATCGAAAACTTTGGCTCGTATCGGGGCGATAACCGACTGGTTTATTTCGATTTAAACGACTTTGATGAAGCCGTGCTAGGGCCGCTAAGCTGGGATGTGGGCCGCCTGCTGGTAAGCGTGCGGTTGGCCGCCGCGCACTTTGGCCTACCCCCCGCCGCCCAGCAGACCCACGCCGAAACCCTGTTGGCCGCCTACGCCGCCGCGCTGGCCACCGGCAAAGCCTATTTATTGGAACGAGCCACCGCATGGGGCCTGGTGCGCCAGCTGCTCCATAACGTGCAGCAGCGCCGGCCGCGCGAGCTGCTGGCCGGCCGCGCCAGCCGGCACGGCGGCTGGCACTTCCGCGCCCACAAGTCGGCTGCCCTGCGCCCCCTACCCCCCGCTGAGGCGCTGGCCGTGCTGCGCGCCGTAGAGAGCTGGCGGCTGGCCCAGCCCCAGCCGCCCTGCGGGCCGCTGCTCGACGTGGCCGGGCGCATTGCCGGGGTAGGCAGCCTGGGCGTGCCCCGCTACGCGCTGCTGGCCAAAAGCCGCCACGCCGGCAAGCTGCCCCGGCTGCTCGACCTCAAGCTGGCGCTGCCGGCCGCGCCCGCGCCGTTTTGCCCGGTGCCGCAGCCCGCGTGGCCTACCGAGGCGGCCCGCGTGGTGGCGGCGCAGGGCTACTTGCAGGCGGTGTGCCCGGCCCTGCTGCAGCCGCTGGAGCTGGGCGGGCGGCCCTTTGTGCTGCGGGCCCTGCAGCCGGTGGCCGACAAGCTGGACTTTAGCAATTTCACCCAGGACGCGGCGGGCTTTGAAGCTGCGCTACCCGATTTTGGCCACCTGCTGGCCTGGGCGCACCTGCGGGCGGCCGGCCACCGCGGCGCGGCCGGACCCGACGCGCTTCAGGCCTTCGGGCAGGGGGTAGGCGCGTGGCGCGCCGCCGTGCTCGGCTTCGCGGCCCAGGCGCAGGCCGTGGTGGCGGCCGACTACGCGGCGTTCGCGCTGGCGTGCCAAGAAGGTGTTTTGCCCACGGCCGCGCGGTAGCCGGAAGGCACCACGCCAGTGCCGTGCGGTAGCCGGGCGGGGGCAAGCCCCGCACCCTACAGACTCATCAACTCCCGAAACAGCCCCGACTGCGCGCGTGATATTTCCACGTCGGGGCCGTGGCGTAGGCTGATTTTGAGCGTGTTGCTAAACCACGGCTCAATACCCGCAATCCACTGCAGGTTGATGATTTGCTGGCGGTTGGCCCGGAAGAATACCTTGGGGTCGAGGCGCGCCTCCAACTGCTGCAAGCTGCGCGCTATCAGCGGCTGGTGTTGCTCAAAATACACCCGCGTGGCGCTGCCGCTGATTTCAAAAAGCCGGATATCGGCCAGCTTCACAAACCAGCAGCGCTCGCCGTCCTTCACGAATACCTGGTCGTGGGCCGTGAGGGGCGGCGCGGGCGCTTCGGGCGCGGGTGGGGGGGTAGGGGCTGCCGGCGCGGCCGGCCGCAGCTTGGCCAGCGCGGCGGCCAGCCGGGCTTCGCTCACGGGTTTGAGCAGGTAGTCTAACGCATTGACCTCGAAGGCTTGGAGCGCGTACTGGTCGTAGGCCGTGGTGAAGATAACGTGCGGCACGGCCCCTTCCAGCGAAGCCAGCAGGTCGAAGCCCGACTGGCCGGGCATGTGAATATCGAGAAACAGCACCTCGGGCCGCAGCGCCTGAATCTGCTGGCGCGCCTCGTCGGCGTGGCGGGCTTCGCCCACCACCGTCACGTCGGGAAAGGCGCGCAGTAGGTGGCGCAGCTCGGTGCGCGCCAGGCGCGAGTCGTCGATGAGTAAGGCGTTCATTTTTGGTAAGGAGGTGATGACGTTCTTTTAGCCCTCATCACCTCCTTACCAACCGGCAAGCGCAGTTCGGCCAGCACGGTATCGGGCCGCAGTGGGTCGGGGCCGATGCGGAAGCTGGCGGCGGGCCCGAAGAGCAGCCGCAGCCGCTCGCCCACGTTGCGCACGCCCACGCCAGGGTGGCCGGGCGTGGGCTGGTAGGTGCCCGTGTTGCGCACGGCCACCAGCAGGCCGGTGCCCGCCCCGTCGAGCTGGGCGCTCAGGCTGAGGCAGCCGCCGGCCGGGCGCGGGGCCAGCCCGTGCTTGATGGCGTTCTCGACCAGCAGCTGCACCGTCATGGGCGGCAGCAGCACGGGCAGGGCCTCGGGGGCCACGTCGAGGGTGTAGCGCAGGCGCTCTTCGAGCTGCATGGCTTCGAGCTGGAGGTAGTTTTCCACGATTTCCAGCTCGGTGGCCAGCGGCACCTGGGCCAGGGTGTTGCGCTGCATGGAGTAGCGCAGCAGCTCGGCCAGGTGCGTCATCATGGCGCGGGCGCGGGCGGGGTCTTCCATCACCAGGGCCCGGATATTGTTCAGTCCATTGAAGAGAAAATGCGGGTTGAGCTGGGCTTGCAGCGTGCGCAGCTCGGCCTCGCGGGCAATGGCGGCCAGCTTCCAGGTGTCAATTTCGGCCGCCCGGAAATTATCGAAATAATGCAGCCCGAAATACACCGCCGACCACAGCCACAGCGCCATCGAATTGGTGATGAAATACCCTACGTACTGTAGCCACGGGAAGCCCTTAACCAGCTGTTGCGGTAGCCACAGCCAAAGCATTCCCGCGATGAATACGCTCATTATTACCGTAGCTGCCAGGGCGATTACTACGTTGATGGCCAGCAGGCGGGGTAGCAGCCGCCCCGGCGGCAAGCGCGCCCAGCCATGGTGCCGCACGAAGGTGCGCAGCGCGTGGCTGGCCGCCAGCATGGTGCCGGCCACTACCAGCTCTACGGGTATCAATACCCAGGAAGACCGCCCGAAACCCATGCTCAGCACCAGGCCTACCAGCCCCCATAGGCCCCAGCCCAGGGCTTGCAGCAGCCAGTACAGCCGGAAGTTGGAAGTGAGGCGATTCATAGAAAGCGGAGAATAAAAGCCAAGATTACGCCGCCGCTA
The genomic region above belongs to Hymenobacter psoromatis and contains:
- a CDS encoding MGH1-like glycoside hydrolase domain-containing protein, with product MNAENQRLEEANTGKKDWRHYGSYLSERQWGTVREDYSAGGDAWNYTNFNMARSYAYRWGEEGLAGFCDTQQLLCLSIALWNGQDPFLKEQLFGLSGPQGNHGEDVKELYYFLDATPSHSYQKLLYKYPQAAFPYEELVKENGARTRQQPEYELLDTGIFNESRYYDVFVEMAKADADDLLFQYTIVNRGPEATTLHVLPQLWFRNTWTWGYDDYRPSLKALSNTSVQVSRRELGELTWYLNDPAELLFCDNHTNVERIDGHPSGEQFYKDGINGYVVDKKQGTVNPARTGTKAAAHYTITLQPGEIRQVRLRLGPAGLTAPFADFEKILAQRQHEADEFYAELQQEITEADARLVQRQAYAGMLWSKQFYDYDVPRWLAGDPALPPPPPERLNGRNAEWKSLTNYDIISMPDTWEYPWYAAWDLAFHCLPLVQLDPEFAKSQLRLLCHDWYMHPNGQLPAYEWHFSDVNPPVHAWATFRVFKIDQKQRGDAGDVAFLETVFHRLLLNFTWWVNRKDRDGHNIFEGGFLGLDNIGVFDRSAPLPFGGTLEQADGTAWVAMFALNMMRIALELSQTNPVYQDLACKFFEHFLYIAEAMTNVGNTALDLWDDEDEFYYDALNKPDGGGHELLKVRSMVGLIPLFAVEVLDEDVLMGAPIFLARMNWLLTNRPGLADLVSHWQEPGKGARRLLSLLRGHRMKRLLFRMLDPNEFLSDHGIRSLSRVYLDNPYVYKADGTAFVVNYQPAESQSDMFGGNSNWRGPVWFPVNFLIVESLQRFYHYYGDDFKVECPTNSGNYVTILDVADELAQRLNRLFLRDEKTGRRACFGTRDIFQNDPNFRDYVLFNEYFNGDTGEGLGASHQTGWTGLVAKLLLPHYTIESHYENRK
- a CDS encoding LytR/AlgR family response regulator transcription factor; protein product: MNALLIDDSRLARTELRHLLRAFPDVTVVGEARHADEARQQIQALRPEVLFLDIHMPGQSGFDLLASLEGAVPHVIFTTAYDQYALQAFEVNALDYLLKPVSEARLAAALAKLRPAAPAAPTPPPAPEAPAPPLTAHDQVFVKDGERCWFVKLADIRLFEISGSATRVYFEQHQPLIARSLQQLEARLDPKVFFRANRQQIINLQWIAGIEPWFSNTLKISLRHGPDVEISRAQSGLFRELMSL
- a CDS encoding cyclase family protein, yielding MPTPAPWLDATTTIRDQMVHWPDNLGVTVKRTLSQDRGDAANVTELHLSAHTGTHVDAPLHFTTGAGDTTTLDLGRLIGPATVVAIQDPKSISLAEVQKLAIKPGARLLFKTRISDSEWSTEPFKPDFVALDGDAARYLRDAGVVCVGVDYLSVGKAEAHHALLDAGICVIEGLALQHIAPGDYELLCLPLKIAGSDGAPARVLLRPA
- a CDS encoding sensor histidine kinase → MNRLTSNFRLYWLLQALGWGLWGLVGLVLSMGFGRSSWVLIPVELVVAGTMLAASHALRTFVRHHGWARLPPGRLLPRLLAINVVIALAATVIMSVFIAGMLWLWLPQQLVKGFPWLQYVGYFITNSMALWLWSAVYFGLHYFDNFRAAEIDTWKLAAIAREAELRTLQAQLNPHFLFNGLNNIRALVMEDPARARAMMTHLAELLRYSMQRNTLAQVPLATELEIVENYLQLEAMQLEERLRYTLDVAPEALPVLLPPMTVQLLVENAIKHGLAPRPAGGCLSLSAQLDGAGTGLLVAVRNTGTYQPTPGHPGVGVRNVGERLRLLFGPAASFRIGPDPLRPDTVLAELRLPVGKEVMRAKRTSSPPYQK
- a CDS encoding DUF2252 family protein; this translates as MPAADIAATPGALAAFFQLHDAGRVPALLPIRYHRMQADALAFFRGSAPLYYARFGAAPALAGGPVGWLCGDAHIENFGSYRGDNRLVYFDLNDFDEAVLGPLSWDVGRLLVSVRLAAAHFGLPPAAQQTHAETLLAAYAAALATGKAYLLERATAWGLVRQLLHNVQQRRPRELLAGRASRHGGWHFRAHKSAALRPLPPAEALAVLRAVESWRLAQPQPPCGPLLDVAGRIAGVGSLGVPRYALLAKSRHAGKLPRLLDLKLALPAAPAPFCPVPQPAWPTEAARVVAAQGYLQAVCPALLQPLELGGRPFVLRALQPVADKLDFSNFTQDAAGFEAALPDFGHLLAWAHLRAAGHRGAAGPDALQAFGQGVGAWRAAVLGFAAQAQAVVAADYAAFALACQEGVLPTAAR